The following are from one region of the Halarcobacter sp. genome:
- a CDS encoding energy-coupling factor ABC transporter ATP-binding protein, with the protein MSILYELNNVQQYYDGRKVLSIDKLILEDNQIIGFFGPNGSGKSTLFSLLSFMQKQSNGQILFNGLDEKNISHDIRQSIVMVPQNPYLLKRTVFDNIVYGLKIRNEQNNLEDKVNEALALVGLDKSFLKRKWSQLSGGEAQRVALAARLILKPKVLILDEPTTGVDTNSAQLIKEAILGAKQKWNTTILISSHDHNWLNHICDKKIALFQGHLIDSGSVNLLFAPWDKNDEGNLVKYFTDGQKLEILNSKSKKRDSVAMIDSDNIDICRVNCEDMVNNTSLKAIVTSIQQQNSKEHLLVQLNISDISFNCRVTRELMQEQRFLPGDDIFVNIDTENIKWI; encoded by the coding sequence ATGAGTATTTTATATGAATTAAATAATGTACAACAGTATTATGATGGAAGAAAAGTACTAAGTATTGATAAACTTATATTGGAAGATAATCAAATCATAGGTTTCTTTGGTCCAAATGGAAGTGGTAAATCTACACTATTTTCTTTATTGTCTTTTATGCAAAAACAATCAAATGGGCAGATATTATTTAATGGTTTAGATGAAAAAAATATTAGCCATGATATTAGGCAAAGTATCGTTATGGTTCCTCAAAATCCATATTTATTAAAAAGAACAGTTTTTGATAATATTGTTTATGGTCTAAAAATTAGAAATGAGCAAAATAATTTAGAAGACAAAGTAAATGAGGCTTTGGCATTAGTTGGATTAGATAAATCTTTTTTAAAAAGAAAATGGAGCCAGCTTTCAGGTGGAGAAGCTCAAAGAGTTGCTTTAGCTGCAAGATTAATACTAAAACCAAAAGTATTGATTTTAGATGAGCCTACAACAGGAGTTGATACAAACTCTGCCCAACTTATAAAAGAAGCAATTCTTGGTGCAAAACAAAAATGGAATACAACTATTTTAATATCTAGCCATGATCATAACTGGTTAAATCATATTTGTGATAAAAAGATTGCGCTATTTCAAGGACATTTGATTGATAGTGGAAGTGTAAATTTATTATTTGCACCTTGGGATAAAAATGATGAAGGTAATCTTGTAAAATATTTTACTGATGGACAAAAATTAGAAATCTTAAATAGCAAATCTAAAAAAAGAGATTCTGTTGCAATGATTGATTCAGATAATATTGATATTTGTAGAGTTAATTGTGAAGATATGGTAAACAACACTAGTTTAAAAGCGATTGTAACTTCAATACAACAACAAAATTCAAAAGAACATCTTCTAGTACAACTTAATATTTCTGATATAAGTTTTAATTGTAGAGTAACAAGAGAATTGATGCAAGAACAAAGATTTCTTCCTGGAGATGATATATTTGTTAATATTGATACAGAAAATATAAAATGGATTTAG
- a CDS encoding sodium-dependent tyrosine transporter, protein MFVKLNERVYLNMAKITRTKIDHVEDGIRVRFYEGQDQVAKSKRFKTIEEAESWLEDLISKIK, encoded by the coding sequence ATGTTTGTAAAGTTAAATGAAAGAGTTTATCTTAATATGGCAAAAATTACTAGAACAAAAATTGACCATGTTGAAGATGGAATTAGAGTAAGATTTTATGAAGGTCAAGACCAAGTTGCTAAATCTAAAAGATTTAAAACTATCGAAGAAGCTGAGAGTTGGCTAGAAGATTTAATTTCAAAAATAAAATAA
- the yedF gene encoding sulfurtransferase-like selenium metabolism protein YedF, with the protein MSKNKKTVFLKSDKIGEGELGSILINGFLKAMTEQENLPEKIICVNSAVLLTTADDENEVLNSLKILEQKGVQILSCGTCLDYYNLRDELKVGIPGNAIDTVNTLLNEEVVSF; encoded by the coding sequence ATGTCAAAAAATAAAAAAACAGTTTTTTTAAAATCAGATAAGATAGGTGAGGGTGAATTAGGTTCAATTTTGATTAATGGTTTTTTAAAAGCTATGACAGAACAAGAAAATCTACCAGAAAAAATTATTTGTGTAAATAGTGCAGTTTTATTAACAACTGCAGATGATGAAAATGAAGTATTAAACAGTTTAAAAATACTTGAACAAAAAGGTGTACAGATTTTATCTTGTGGTACTTGTTTAGATTACTATAATTTAAGAGATGAATTAAAAGTTGGTATTCCTGGAAATGCAATTGATACTGTAAACACTCTTTTAAATGAAGAGGTTGTAAGTTTTTAG
- a CDS encoding aldolase catalytic domain-containing protein: MLEKKGSIFTVREDLKVFDCTIRDGGLVNNYHFSDEFVKAQYEMCVAAGIDYMEIGKNVSPTVMSEDEYGCWNFCKETDLRRIVGDNDTDLKIAVMADVGRTIKEEIPPRSESVVDMIRVATYIHQLPEALELIEDFHAKGYETTCNIMAISKSFDDELDQVLAQVEQSNVDVIYIADSFGSFYPEQINKLTEKYLSFADKSGKKVGIHAHNNLQLAYANTLEAMIYGTSYLDVTVSGLGRGAGNCPMELLVGFLKNPKYKLTPVLKFIEEYITPLEKELDWGYSVPYMITGKLNEHPRPAMKARDTGDTKYVNFYNKLTEEYS, translated from the coding sequence ATGTTAGAAAAAAAGGGTTCAATATTTACAGTAAGAGAAGACTTAAAAGTTTTCGACTGTACTATTAGAGACGGGGGTCTTGTTAATAATTACCACTTTAGCGATGAGTTTGTAAAAGCACAATATGAGATGTGTGTTGCTGCTGGAATTGATTATATGGAGATTGGGAAAAATGTTTCTCCAACTGTTATGAGTGAAGATGAATATGGTTGTTGGAATTTTTGTAAAGAAACAGATTTAAGAAGAATAGTTGGAGACAATGATACTGATTTAAAAATTGCTGTTATGGCTGATGTTGGAAGAACAATAAAAGAAGAGATTCCTCCTAGAAGTGAAAGTGTAGTTGATATGATTAGAGTTGCTACATATATTCATCAGTTACCTGAAGCACTTGAACTAATTGAAGATTTTCATGCAAAAGGTTATGAAACTACATGTAATATAATGGCTATTTCAAAATCTTTTGATGATGAATTAGACCAAGTATTAGCACAAGTTGAACAATCAAATGTTGATGTAATTTATATAGCAGATAGTTTTGGTTCATTTTATCCAGAGCAAATCAATAAATTAACAGAAAAATATCTTTCTTTTGCTGATAAATCAGGGAAAAAAGTTGGAATCCATGCACACAATAATCTACAACTGGCATATGCAAATACACTTGAAGCTATGATTTATGGTACAAGTTATTTAGATGTAACAGTATCAGGTTTAGGTAGAGGTGCAGGAAACTGTCCTATGGAACTTTTAGTTGGATTTCTTAAAAATCCAAAATATAAATTAACACCTGTATTAAAATTTATAGAAGAATATATTACTCCTCTTGAAAAAGAGCTTGATTGGGGATATTCAGTTCCTTATATGATTACAGGAAAATTAAATGAACACCCAAGACCAGCTATGAAAGCTAGAGATACAGGTGACACAAAATATGTTAATTTTTATAATAAATTAACAGAAGAGTATAGTTAA
- a CDS encoding methyl-accepting chemotaxis protein produces MFSIKNNDQDSLLEALDKIEMYINDDLNKINEQNNTCRKKNYLLMNKILKISELIQAKQNEDLLIYGEIMLCTEKLSDGFTEDRITKTTSNNKLNYIAKSINTMSEKLQKSLQVVDERLEEYANQNFLNSIDENMFRGGDLKKLTLGINSLKEEITEQLKTTYRTSLVLQKESARLLENSTQLSTSTTQQVASLEEVSATSEEISNSTSSNTELVIKMSNYAHTVKESIAKGMDLASQTVKSIDDINESTKAVQDAISIIDQIAFQTNILSLNAAVEAATAGEAGKGFSIVAQEVRNLANKSAQAAKDIKVLVENSSQKAHMGKNAAAGMINEYNNLNTNINETDKLITQVVEVSKEQKDEIMLISSTLSQIDSLTQKNASIADDVKNISMQMNNIANKNVDLISKSQFEGKETLKIRDNPNNTNYHGKEKRRG; encoded by the coding sequence ATGTTTTCAATTAAAAATAATGATCAAGATTCACTTTTAGAAGCCTTAGACAAAATAGAGATGTATATAAACGATGATTTAAATAAAATTAACGAACAAAATAATACTTGTAGAAAAAAAAATTATTTGTTAATGAACAAGATATTAAAAATTTCTGAACTTATTCAAGCTAAACAAAATGAAGACTTATTAATTTATGGTGAAATAATGCTTTGTACAGAAAAACTTTCAGATGGTTTTACAGAAGATAGAATAACAAAAACAACATCAAATAACAAATTAAACTATATAGCAAAATCAATTAACACAATGTCTGAAAAACTGCAAAAATCTTTACAAGTAGTAGATGAAAGATTAGAAGAGTATGCAAATCAAAACTTTTTAAACTCAATAGATGAAAATATGTTTAGAGGTGGTGATTTAAAAAAACTGACTTTAGGTATTAACTCACTAAAAGAAGAGATTACAGAGCAACTTAAAACAACTTATAGAACTAGTCTTGTTTTACAAAAAGAATCTGCAAGATTACTAGAAAACTCTACACAACTTTCAACATCAACTACTCAACAAGTTGCGTCATTGGAAGAGGTATCTGCTACTTCTGAAGAGATTAGTAATTCAACTTCAAGTAATACAGAATTAGTAATAAAAATGTCAAATTATGCCCATACTGTAAAAGAATCTATTGCAAAAGGGATGGATTTAGCTTCACAAACAGTAAAATCAATAGATGATATAAATGAATCCACTAAAGCAGTACAAGATGCCATAAGTATAATAGATCAAATTGCATTTCAAACAAACATTTTGTCATTAAATGCAGCAGTTGAAGCTGCAACAGCAGGTGAAGCAGGTAAAGGATTTTCTATTGTTGCACAAGAAGTAAGAAATTTAGCCAACAAAAGTGCACAAGCAGCAAAAGATATAAAAGTTTTAGTTGAAAACTCATCTCAAAAAGCTCATATGGGTAAAAATGCAGCAGCTGGAATGATAAATGAATACAATAATTTAAACACAAATATAAATGAAACAGATAAATTAATAACTCAAGTTGTAGAAGTTTCAAAAGAACAAAAAGATGAAATTATGTTAATTAGCAGCACTCTTTCTCAAATAGATTCGTTGACTCAAAAAAATGCCTCAATAGCAGATGATGTAAAAAATATATCAATGCAAATGAATAATATAGCAAATAAAAATGTTGACTTAATATCTAAATCTCAATTTGAAGGAAAAGAAACTCTTAAAATAAGAGATAATCCCAATAACACTAACTATCATGGAAAAGAAAAAAGAAGAGGTTAA
- a CDS encoding PAS domain-containing protein yields the protein MSKEILLDKKTMIVSETNKKGIIIYANEDFCKISGYTKDELIGNPHNMVRHNDMPKEAFKDLWSTVEKNMTWNGIVKNKTKDGDYYWVNATVFSSEDGLGNKRYISVRVRPTDEEKLLAQNLYNKLLKAENVFN from the coding sequence TTGAGCAAAGAAATATTATTAGATAAGAAAACAATGATTGTTTCAGAAACTAATAAAAAAGGAATAATCATCTACGCAAATGAAGATTTTTGTAAAATCTCTGGATATACAAAAGATGAACTAATAGGAAATCCACATAACATGGTAAGACATAATGATATGCCTAAAGAGGCATTTAAAGATTTATGGAGCACAGTAGAAAAAAACATGACTTGGAACGGTATAGTAAAAAATAAAACAAAAGATGGAGACTACTATTGGGTAAATGCTACAGTGTTTTCTTCAGAAGATGGATTGGGCAATAAAAGATATATCTCTGTTAGGGTAAGACCTACAGATGAAGAAAAGCTATTAGCACAAAACTTATATAATAAACTTCTTAAGGCAGAAAATGTTTTCAATTAA